Genomic segment of Trichoderma breve strain T069 chromosome 7 map unlocalized scaffold00007, whole genome shotgun sequence:
ACAATTGATGTGGACAAGAAGCATCACAAGGCTCTGATTGGAGCTAGCGGTAAGTAATCAATTTCAACGGTGATGATAAAATGGAGAAATTTTGAATCTAATACAAATGCTTTAGGTGCCAACCTCCGCGACATTGTTGTCGGAGCCGGCGGTTCAGATGATCGCCGCGCTCTTGCCCGAACCATTCAGTTCCCCAAGCAGGAGGCTgatggcaacaccatcaaggtGGAGGGCCGCACTCAAGTAGTccacaacatcatcaagcgAATTCAGGAGATTGTTGCCGAGCGTGATAACCAGGTGACTGAGGTTGTGGACGTGCCAATCGACCAGCACCGATCACTTATCGGACGAGGAGGTGATGCCAAGCGCCAGCTTGAGTCGCAGTTTAGCGTCTCCATCGATATCCCCCGCCAGGGCGACGGCAAGACTGGCGTCAAGATCACTGGCCGACCCGAGAATGTTGCCTCGGCCAAGGAGCACATCTCCGGCCtgatcaagcagcagcagggcgaGACGCTCCAGATCCCCCGTAACGTGCACCACGTCGTGTCCAACAACGGCCAGATCTTCCGCCAGCTTCGTAACAACTTCCAGGTGACAGTGGACCACGCCGGCCAGAGCATTCCTGCCAAGCCCACGCCATCTGCTAGGGCTGTTGAGGGTGCTCTGCCCCTGATTAcggatgatgcagatgcagcaacTGATGTTCACTCTTGGAAGGTCGTCAGTGCCGAAGCAGGCGAAGAGGGCGAGATCCCATGGATTCTTCGCGGAACTGCCGAAAAcgttgccaaggccaaggaggtgATCCTCAAGAACCTGGAGCAGGCCAAGGCCAATGACTCTACGGGATACCTTATCCTCCCCGATCCTCGAACCTACCGTTTCGTCATTGGACCCAACGGCAGCAAGGTCAAGTCAATCCGAAACCAGAGCAACTGCCAGATCCAGGTGCCGCGAGACCAGGCAAAGGACGAGGCCATTGAGATTCTGGGCACTCGTGAGGGCGTAGAGAAGGCCAAAGATCTCATCCTGGCCGCTGTTCGGGAGGGCGAGGCCAAGTCAAGGGAGTAAATGGTGATGGCATGAATTTTTTTAGCGTATAAAGCGGATAAACTGGGAACGCCATGGACTCATCAGTTGATATAGTTCAACGGGGGGTGGTAACATGTGTTTTTTTGGGGGCCATCAACTTGAGCGATgaggggaaaaggcaatGTTGATGGAATATTGAAGGGGAAATGTATGACAGTGATTGGCAAAAATATGCCACGATGAATGTGTCTAAATTGAATCTCCATTTACAGGCAGATGGTAgcaagatttttttttcctcccctGAAATGTCAATAATTACAATGTAGATATACTGTGATACGATGTGAAATTATTAGCTTTGCAGTTGATTGTTGGCAATGACGTTGGCGTGGAAAATGGAAGACATCATAGACAGTGATATGTTAGTAGAGTAAGGTAGTATACGGACGCGCACATGTGAATGAGAGTGTAGTTGAGCATGTTAGCTTCTGCCACCTCACGGGGAGCACTGCATCAATGATTGCAATGGCTGCGTTAGAACATTACAGCTGGCTCTCGGAATTAGAGCCATCCGATTAATAATTGGCCGCGTCGAGATGCATTTTGTTTTACCCCGAACCACacgtttttctttttaaattcATCCGTCCCGCACctgatgatggtggggtGAGACAGAAATAGGGGACACACGGCtgggaggggaaaaaaaagccaccCGGCTGCAAGGGACAAATacgatccatccatccattgattcCTATGGCGagcagcctttttttttaacgGCACTAATAAAAAGCCAACATACGCAGCTCCTAGCGCTCAGCCCCCCAAAACTCCAGCGTTGAACAGCTCCCATAAGAACTTAAAAATCGGGCCACTGCAACTTCTCAGCTTTCTTTTAGTGAGGcaacttcttttcttttggcgaGGCAGCACGCTGGTGCTTCGGACTGGAAGCAACACGCAAAGATTGGGGATCTTAGATTGAAACCAGAACCGGGActcgaagatggtgatggaggcatcagcagcaggaggagcggCAGTGGCGCCGTGGGAGCTGGTTGGGCCAGAAGAGCAGCTGTTTGTGCTGATTACGGGTGCCAACAGGTAGGTTAATAGTGCTTATTATTATTCCCTTTTCCCATCCTCCAATCCTGCAATTTGCAATATTGTATTCCTCTGATGGAATGGGCATCATTTGCTGACTTGTCTGCGCGACATGCAGCGGCATCGGTCTCGGCACGGGACAGCGCCTGATCGACGAGTTCCTGGCGACGCGGTCGCTCAAGGCTCACCTGATCCTCATCCCCACGACGCGATCGCCCTCCAAATCCCTGGCAGCCATCCAGGCCCTCCGCGCACACGCCGAGCTGGCGGCGAAGACCTCGACGGCGTTACGGTCCAGGGCGGGCGAAGGGTATAACTGGCAGGACGCGACGCGGCGCATCCACGTGCTGAGTCTGTCGCTGGACCTGTGCGACTTGCCTGGCGTGTATGCCTTTGCGGCGCGGCTGGTGGGCGAGACGGTGAGCAACCCGGAGGGCCTGGAGGGGGAGTATCTGAGGAATGTGAGGATTCCGCGGCTGGACACGGTGATTTTCAATGCGGCGTATGGAGGGTGGTCGGGATGTAATTACCCTTTGGCCTGTTGGAAGATTTTGTCGCAGGGACTGGTGCAGGCCGTGACGTATCCGACCTTCAAGAATTCTTTGGCGACGTGTATACTGAATGAGCAGCAGAGCTACGGATACGTAAGTTTGATACTTGGCTGCTGAAgtcttttgttttggtttTACAAACCCCTGCTAACGTTTGTTGATATAGCCCGAGAAGCCTCTCCTCGGCGAAGTCTTTTGCGCCTGCGTCTTCGGCCATTACATTCTCGCCCACCAGCTGCTACCACTTCTCTCTCGCCGCTCTACCAGCGAATCTCGCGGCCGCATCGTCTGGTCCTCCAGCATCGAGGCCATTCGCGAAGTCTATAACCCCGACGACATGCAGTGCTTCCTCAAGCCTGCCGCGTACGAATCCGCCAAGCGTCTCACCGATATCATTGCCTTGACGTATAGCCTTCCTTCTGTTAGACCGTTCTCGGGACCTTTTTTGACTATGGATGAGGAGTCGGGTGGggatgctgctgagaagcCCGTTCCGCCGAAGATGTATGTCACGCACCCTGGTGTTGTGGCTAGTACGTTGTTCCCTGTGCCGTGGTTCCTGTTTTGGGCGTATGAACTTGCTCTTGTTATTGCGCGTTGGATCGGATCGCCGTGGCATCCTGTTGATGGATACAGGGGAGCTGCTTCGGCGGCTTGGCTTACGCTGCAGGACCAGGCGGCTCTTGACGAAGTGCAGGCAGATCGCGTTAAATGGGGGAGCAGCTGTAACAGGCATCTAGAGTCAACCGTGAAGAAAACAGAGGTCGAAGGCTGGGGGTGGGAAGGCAAGCCAGAGACAGACGAGACGATTGCGGCCGACACGGCCAAGGGGCTGTTGCACAAGTCGGTGGGAAGACGGCTAGGGACGAAGAACGTCACGAAGGAAGCGCTGATTGAGTTTGAGGTGGAGGGGGCCAGGGCGTggcaggagatggagaggttgAGGCATCAGTGGGCTAAGATTATAAAACTGGATAAAAACTAGACATGACTTTGATACCTTATTTATGTTGCTTGCTTCAAGCAGTTATTTGCTGGAAACGTTCTTTTAATGATGGGATTTAATACACACAGGGATATACCTGGGACAGATAGCgattgagaaagaaaagggtaTAAATTTTCAGACGTGTCTGGTATCAAAGATGCGAGCGTAATTCAACTAATACTACTGCCACCATAAACATTAAACCAAGGACCAACTCTTCAGTCCTTGGCCCTCACTCTGCCGGCCTTTGAAAGATTTAGAGATATCGGAAGATGACATATATaccctccccccttttttttcgtaGTGGTCACTCATACACACATTCAGGATATCAAGACGGGAAAAACGAGGTCTGGTGGATGGAAAAGATTCGGCATGAGGTTGTAGTGTTCGTGATATGTTTTGttggtttttgtttttcttttcgtagGTGTGAAGAGGTTTTAGGAAGTACAAGATGAGGTGATGACGTCTCATGATTCCCCCTGACTGGGATGCAGTCTCCGTAAAACCACCTTGTCTTTCCGCCCAAACCAGCCCAAGACGAGAACCAGGGGCGCCGCAGCCACGGCGAGGACAGcctggaagatgagaaaCTTCTTCATGTTCTTGGGAGGATTGCCATCGGCTCCAGCCACGAGAGGGTCGCTGACAATGACGAAAATGGCACCGAAGAACTGACCACCGGCCCAAGCAGCGGTGGACGTGACTTCCGGGCTGATTGGATGACTCAGATCGGCAAGGAACTCGACGGCGATGGGCACAAGGGCAAAGCACCCTGCtccgatgatggcgaggatgacgTATGGGCCGGCAAGACCGCGAGTCTCGGGCAtccagatgaagacgatgaagcaCGCGGCCACGATTGGAATGATAATCTTGATCGAGAGTAGGAAGTGCTTCGTGCGGTCGAGGATGGGAGACGTGATGGCTGCTGTAACGAGGCCTACGACGATGAGGACTGCGCCGCCAATGCCTGCTTGGTCATCGGTGAAGCCGTATGGGACGAGGATCTGGTTGAGGAGACTGGACACGGCGTTGAAGAGGCCGACGTAGACCGAAAAGGTGCCAAAGACGAGCCACAATTCAAGGGAGCGGATGGCAGTTCGGATGGCTGGGAAGAGAGGCATCTTGGGCGTTTCTGAGGAGGCTCCTACGGGGGTGGGTGGTTTGGCGGGGATGAAGAACGCGGTAACTGAGCAGGCAGTGGACTAAAGGGTGTCAGTTCAAACTTGTTTTATAAATTGGACGGTACGGGAGACGGAGCTTACAATGATAGCGACGTAGAGCACCATCTGAGAGACGTCGCGAGACGAGTTCACCCACAGAGGGTTAATCAGCTGCCCAAGGGCTGCACCCAACGGGTTTGCCAAACTGGCCAGAGCAGTCGCAGCCACACGCCCACGGTGGGTGAACCAAAGATCGGAGTACTTGGCGGGTGTGGCCAGGACAAACGGTTGGGCGAAGCCAATCAAGATCTCACCAACCATTGCGCAGGCGTAGATGCCACCCGATTTCTTGGTCGAGCCGGCGTAACGGATCCAGTTACCGACGATGAGCAACACGGCAGCGGACATGAAGCCGTACTTGAATCCGCGGTTGACGATCCAGATGGACAGGGGAAAGATGGCGacaaaggagaggaagaaggcggTGCTGAGCCAGTTGATTGCTGAGGAGCTGACGTTGTAGTAGGCGGCAGAGTTGTCGACGACGGGAGCGTAGGTGAGCCACTGGAGACGGTGTTAGCTGCTGTGCTTGGAACTCGGACGAAAGATAGGCCATGATCATGAACATGAAGTTGTCCCATGTTTAGTCATGATTGCTCAACTTACTCCCCAAGACACCATAATGTTCATAAGCGTGAGCTGGATGAGGCCAAACCATCGCCGCTTATACGTGCGGTACTCGGTCGACGTGCCATTCTCGACATCAGGATTCCGCTCGTCGCTGCTGAGGGTATCGCGTTCCTGGAGGCTGAATTCCTGCGACGAGTCTTTCTTGGAGCGCCAGAAGCGCAGGGCATCAGTGCTGCCGGCCGAGTTGGACAACTTGTGGAAGACGCCACTGCGAGGGGTTTCGACGGTGTCGGCCATTGTGGCATCTGTGGTTGTGATGCCCTCGCCTAGTTCCTTTGAGGCGCTTGCCATTGTGCTTTTGTAAAATTGAAAACTTCCGGAGGCGAcctttttctcctttatCTGAAACAAACGCCTTCAGAGGGCTGTCGATCTGGCGGACTGGCGCAAGTGTCAGGCAGCTGGTTTCACGCTTCAGATGCTTCGAAGCAGTCGCCAGCCAACCCCGGGAGGAGAGTTAAGACATCCACCGCCTCGATTATTCGTTTCTTATTGCCCTCATCAACTTGACTGTTATTCTCAGTCCAGTtttgtcttcgtcttttcttgCTGAGCCCCGAATGTCGGATCCTGTTGGCGGCCTGAGTTGCTCGTGTGCGGGACCTGCCAGCGATTCCGTCGACCACGCAGTTTACGCAATGCGAACTGCAAGCCTATTTACCAAGACATTGGCGATCGGCCGAGGCAAAAACCAAGCAGCACATGAGCCGACCAAAGGGCGTAGGAATTGAGTGGACggagagc
This window contains:
- a CDS encoding major facilitator superfamily domain-containing protein, whose translation is MASASKELGEGITTTDATMADTVETPRSGVFHKLSNSAGSTDALRFWRSKKDSSQEFSLQERDTLSSDERNPDVENGTSTEYRTYKRRWFGLIQLTLMNIMVSWGWLTYAPVVDNSAAYYNVSSSAINWLSTAFFLSFVAIFPLSIWIVNRGFKYGFMSAAVLLIVGNWIRYAGSTKKSGGIYACAMVGEILIGFAQPFVLATPAKYSDLWFTHRGRVAATALASLANPLGAALGQLINPLWVNSSRDVSQMVLYVAIISTACSVTAFFIPAKPPTPVGASSETPKMPLFPAIRTAIRSLELWLVFGTFSVYVGLFNAVSSLLNQILVPYGFTDDQAGIGGAVLIVVGLVTAAITSPILDRTKHFLLSIKIIIPIVAACFIVFIWMPETRGLAGPYVILAIIGAGCFALVPIAVEFLADLSHPISPEVTSTAAWAGGQFFGAIFVIVSDPLVAGADGNPPKNMKKFLIFQAVLAVAAAPLVLVLGWFGRKDKVVLRRLHPSQGES